The DNA sequence CCGTTGTCCTCGGCCCTCGTGAAGAAACTGGTGAAGGCCAAGGTGGCGGAAAACGAAGCCAAGAAGAAGACGTGAAGAAGTGACAGGGAAGTCCACGGAGCACTGAACCAGATCAGTCGTCGGTCTCCATTGGGGCGAGGGCAAATACCGCCTCGGCCTCCCACGCCAGAGCCTCGGCGATGTCCTCCCGATGCTGCGCGTAGCCGCGGCGTTCGCGATCCTCCAATTCTCGTATGGCTGCCCGGCGTAGATGCTCCCGCAGGGCCTCACGAATCAACGCCGAACGACTCTGTTTCGACCGGCCGGCGGCCACGTCGGCTGCGCGGCGGAGTTCCGTGTCGATGACAACGTGAATCGCCTTCATGCCCGGTCCTCGGCAAGCGGGAGAATGATGGAACCCGCCGGTGAGGTCTGTTGCGCAGGATCTTCGAGGGTCGGAATTCGCATCTACTCCGGGATCCGGCGGCCTCCGGCTAACGCCTGATCGTACTGCTGCTTGTTGGCGTCGATGTACTCCTGGTAGGGATGCGGCGCTACCGAGGCCGCCAGGAAGATCTCCCGCAGGCACTCTTCGATGTCGCCTTCGAATCCGGCTAGCGAGACGATCTCCGGGTGACGGGGGCGCAGCAGCCACTTGCGGCCCATGCGCACAGCCTTGACGTAGCCAGGGACGCGGCCTTTGGAGAAGGCCGTCGAGGCGAGGTCGAAATTGATCTCGACCTTGTTTGGGCCGGTCTCCAGTGAAGCCTGGTAGGCCAAATCCTGGTTGAAGAGAATGATGCGGATGCCGGCGATGCGGGCGGGTTTGTGGCAGCCGGGCAGGGGCTGGGCTCGATGGAGGGCATCCATCAATTCCTCGAGTTTTGCGTCGAAGTGGAATGTCTCGTCCACCGCCGGTTCACGGCGATCGCAAGGCCCAAACACGAAGTGGTGCTTCCGGGGCGCGTCGCCTTCCTGTGCGGGAGGATCGGTGACGATCAGGTCGAGCGAGTAGTCTTCCTTCAACCACCATTGCCAGAGCTCGAGGAGCGTGGACAACTCCTGGACCGGCGTGGCGGCGCTGCGTTCTTGTCGGGGCATTCGATCTGAGCGTAGCTCATGTGGAACAGGGATGGCGTGCAGCC is a window from the uncultured Paludibaculum sp. genome containing:
- a CDS encoding ribbon-helix-helix protein, CopG family: MKAIHVVIDTELRRAADVAAGRSKQSRSALIREALREHLRRAAIRELEDRERRGYAQHREDIAEALAWEAEAVFALAPMETDD